One genomic window of Micropterus dolomieu isolate WLL.071019.BEF.003 ecotype Adirondacks linkage group LG14, ASM2129224v1, whole genome shotgun sequence includes the following:
- the LOC123983126 gene encoding putative protein TPRXL — protein sequence MNKCSIASPARANCSQVVCGQMNKNVCNANHVSLVAQDCKNRQGPGHATANRQGPTERSSSRVSTSSVAPRSHQRRWSADFHKCGTSPVIIVKKNKKEPQPPQRGVSLLRLHPTSHSSVKRYSCPPIGVFGSPGHPSSSSSSSSTSSCSSPPPVQTSVITGHDPLGWKLRPKSSSMSPQARINRLSLQISLPVIFPDPKSGSASNSQSDNTPNPDPSPKTKPPLRPKPPRRHHSDSSAFLRPLATPLPAVTLDELRGVHLRQVSLSDESDDVFSGGNEEEVKVTTEPCKTPPPVPEKTSMARQIAQLIAHSRKHCRPVITKAKENIYTSVIKPKPKLLH from the coding sequence ATGAATAAATGTTCCATTGCTAGCCCAGCCCGTGCCAATTGTAGCCAAGTTGTGTGTGGCcagatgaataaaaatgtgtgtaatgCAAATCATGTGAGCCTCGTGGCACAGGACTGCAAAAACAGACAAGGACCAGGACATGCCACAGCAAACAGGCAGGGGCCCACAGAGCGCTCTTCCTCAAGAGTCTCCACCTCCAGCGTAGCACCCCGCTCTCATCAGCGCCGGTGGTCAGCCGACTTTCACAAGTGTGGGACCTCCCCTGTCATTATtgtgaagaagaacaagaaggaaCCACAGCCTCCTCAGCGCGGAGTATCCCTCCTCCGACTTCACCCAACATCCCATTCTTCAGTCAAACGCTACTCCTGCCCCCCCATTGGGGTCTTTGGCTCACCAGGTCacccatcctcctcttcctcctcatcctccacttcttcctgctcctctcctcctccagtcCAGACGTCTGTCATCACCGGCCATGACCCTCTAGGCTGGAAGTTGCGTCCCAAGTCCAGCTCCATGTCCCCCCAGGCTCGCATTAACAGGCTGTCTCTGCAGATTTCCCTACCTGTCATCTTTCCAGACCCCAAATCCGGTTCTGCTTCTAACTCTCAATCAGACAACACTCCTAATCCAGATCCCTCCCCTAAAACCAAACCCCCCCTCAGACCCAAACCACCCCGTCGTCACCATTCAGACTCCTCAGCCTTCCTCAGACCTCTGGCGACCCCTCTACCTGCGGTGACACTTGACGAGCTGCGCGGTGTGCACCTACGTCAAGTCTCCCTTTCAGACGAGTCTGACGATGTCTTCAGCGGGGGGAATGAAGAGGAGGTGAAGGTCACCACTGAGCCATGCAAAACACCACCACCTGTTCCAGAAAAAACTTCCATGGCAAGACAAATAGCACAACTGATTGCTCATTCGCGCAAACACTGTCGTCCTGTTATAActaaagctaaagaaaacatctACACCAGTGTTATAAAGCCAAAGCCTAAACTTTTACACTAG